Below is a window of Vulpes lagopus strain Blue_001 chromosome 13, ASM1834538v1, whole genome shotgun sequence DNA.
cgaataaatacataaaatctttaaaaagttcaaagCTACAAAAAATTACATATCTAGATGAGTAAGGCTAAATTGCCTTCATGGAAGAATTTAGCAACACACGGTTCCACCAAGGAataaaaaacacttatttttccACAATACTGCATACGCGTTTTACCACAAAAATTAAGACATAAATATGTTACCTTTAAACTCTATGTAAATTAGAAATCTATATGATGCTTATGAGGATTTTGCTGTAATGAAAACCTTCACTTCATATCCCTACCAAACTTGTAGTGTTGGTTTGaatacacaaaattttatttatgttatttttttagtcATTAGAGAATGTATGTCTATTGATCATGTTATATTCTTCCTAGCAGTTTTAAGTCATTAGTGGAAAGATGAAATGATAAATGGCACTCAGGGATAATCACCCTTAATATTCCCAATTCACAGTAGTGAGGGTAGCCCTTTCTTGCCCCATCTTTAACTAACTCTCAAATCTGTCAACAATATGAGATGTGAAACATGTATTTAATAATAGCAAACCTGTGTTTGAGGAAAAAGTTACTGTAACTACCTTGTTATGCCTTTTATAAATGGGAGCCTGAAAGTTATGTGGGTGTATATAGTAGGTAGTATGCTAAACTTTCCCTATGATTTTTTCTTCCTGGCATTTATCCTATGATTAGGTTATTATATAAGGAGAGAGTGAAATGTACCTAAGATCCCAAATAAATCAATTTCAAGTTATGTAATGTAGATTATCTTGAGTTGGTTTGTCTTAACCAGTTGGCAGACCTTTAAAAGAGGATTTAGGCTTTTCTTTAGGTGACAGGTTCTCCTGCTGGCCTTGAAGAAGTCAGATAAAGATTTTTCAGgtgcaaataaatgaattatttcaacAGCCATATGAGTTTGCAAGATGACCCTGAGCCTTATATATAACTGCACCCTCGGCCAACACCTGGATTGCCACCTTGTGACACCTTAAGCAGAAAACCCAGGCTAACCATGCAAGAATTCCTACTTATCTATACTGGGCTAAATAAACAATTGTTATTTAGAGCTACTGAGTTTGTGTTTCACTTGCTATGCAGCAAAGGAAAAGTAATTCAGTTTCATTACAATGgagttttaagaaaatagttaaaattcaAATAGCAGTTGTTCTTCATAAAACAAAAGAATCctctgggtggcaggcactgaaagggcacttgacgggataagcactgggtgttatcctgtatgttgacaaattggacaccaataaaaaataaatttatttaaaaaaaccccaaaagaatcCCCAGAATTGCACTATATTTCATATCATTACAACACTATGTATAGCGATGCTACATATGACatgtgatttattaaaaaaaaatacagacttcaGAAAACCTAAAATTTGCTATTTACAATATTGATCACTTTTCCTTATAGCACAAAACCCCTATAATGatcaagacatttaaaaatgaaaagaccaaaCTTTGAGGAATCACATTTCAGTCTCCCATATAAAAGGCTGATGTctatagaaaaaggaaataaatacaagttCCCTAATCCTCTGATATCCTGAAGAAGGACAATGTCCATTACAAGGTAGACTCAATATGCTTAATCATCATTCTGATGCCTCTTTATCTAGGTAAagtatgttaatttttataataatcttatAAATTTATAACTTGGTATATAATTAagcttattattcattttaacaaACTGATTAATCCAAGGTATGATATTGGACTCTGAAGAATGTTAATCGGACAAATGtaaaactatttattaaaaagaaaaggttatcAGTGCTTTGTTTTATTATAACATTATTTGGTATTATGATTGGCCAGTATCTCTCCATTGTTAACTGGTATTGCATAACACAGATGATACAATTGTGCATATTATAGCAAATATTTACCTATAGTCATCATTTGAAATTTCTgtaatgaaagaaatataatattCAATGAAAAAAGCATGCTCACAGATTTTCGTTTTCTAAATCTTGTGTACTTGTCTGTAAAACTTTTGATACAAAGATAGGTAAATATTGGGTGCTGAATTCTATCAGTTGAATGCATAGATTTCAGCATAAAGTAGATAGAAAAAAGTTAATTAGGCAATTTGCTCTTCAGACTTGCTCTTCCCCAACATCTTCATGAATGCTCTGGATACTTCCTTGTTGCGGAGGCTATAGATGAGGGGATTCAGCATGGGAGTGAGGATCGTGTAGAAGGCTGACACCATCTTGTCCTGGGTGGGGGAACGATCAGAAACAGGCCGCATATATATGAACATAGCTGCTCCATAATACATTCCCACCACCATGAGGTGGGAGGAACATGTGGCAAAGGCTTTTTGTCGTCCCTCTCCAGACCCCATGTGAATGACAGCCACAATAACACGAACATAGGAAGCAATGATTACTGCTACAGGAAAGAGAAGCATAATTATACAGCAAATAAACATTAACCTTTCAAAGAGCAATGTAGTAGTACATGAGAGAGTGAGAAGAGCAGGGACATCACAGAAAAAGTGGGGTATTTCCCGGGTTCCACAATATGGGAAGGAAAGTGCAACTGCAATGACAATTATACCATCAAGAAAGCCAATGGTCCAGGAAGAAACAACCATAACACAATAGATTTTCTGGTTCATGAGAATTGAGTATCGTAATGGGTGACAAATGGCAACGTAACGGTCATAGGCCATTGTAGCCAACAGGAAACATTCTGCTCCAAGCAGGGACACATAGAAGAAAATCTGGGCTCCACAGCCAGCCAGAGAAATGGACTTGCTGCCAGACATATAGTTGAAGGCCATCTTGGGTACAGTGGTGCAGACAAGCATGAGGTCCATCAGAGAGAGCTGGCTGAGGAGGAAGTACATGGGTGTATGGAGCTGAGTGTCCAGGTAGATGAGGAGAATCATAGCAGTGTTTCCCATGAAGGCCACTGTAAAGATGCCCAAGACtagggagaagaggaagatgtGGGTGGGGCTGTAATTGAAGATTCCCAGCAGGATGAAGCCTGAGTTGAAGGTCTGATTCCCCCATGCCATGATAAATATACTCACTGTAGAGAATATAACATGCAAACAGTGGTCAAGACTCTGTCATGGAAATATCAAGGATTTCTAGCTTAAATCAccactataatatatatatatatatatatatatatatatatatatatatatatggaaaaatatttttctcagtatatttttttcaatttacagcCTAGGAATATTAAAGTTTATTGTTAGCTTGatgtgatttttagaaataagTGTAGATAACACATATAATAAGTTTCATCATTAAAACGTAGAGAGTTTCCCAAGATGCATATAATCTAATTTTTAGCAACTAAGTCAGCTCAGCTATATACTATGGATAGTCCCTTAGGAAATACACTAAGAGTCACAAGAAGACTCATCAATTGCTAGGAAGTCAATGAGATTTTCCATTGtgttttttccattgaatatagcatatcaccctatgatacaatttttttctacCAAAGTGTAGAAGGATTATGTACTAGTGGAAATGAAATGGGACTACTCAAACATCAAGTAAACAGAAGACATTAAGAAATCATCAGTTAGAAGTACCTTAAATAATACTTATTGAAAATAATGGTAATTTGTAGAGAAAACACTTCCTCACCAATATGCCCATCTCTTACTCCATCTCTTAAAATCTGGTGTACCCATGAGATATTCTGGTACGGGTCATTGTACTGGTGAAGCTGGCTAGTTACAGTGAAAGAGCATAGTCCAAACAGCTCAAACATTATGTTCCTGTGTAATCTTAGATTAATTCTCCAAGCCTCATTTTCCACTAGTATTTGATATTGAATATAGTGAATATTGATATTGTAGAGTGCTCTTAAGACAAATGAGACCATATTTGTAACGTACAATACAAAATGTAATGTTGAATATAGTTTGTAACAtgtgagtattttttaaatgaatactattgaagaaaagagagatggcTCCTACTTTATCTTTAGACTATTCTCTCTTGTATAAAATTGATCTCTCTCATGCCCTTAGCAAGACTCTTGCAGGGGATTTCTTCACCTACACAGTAGCATATTTTTGATTTCCTATTTTCACAATCACTTTTTTAAGtctcttgtttctctcttcaATGATCAAGGCactgggtttctttctttgtatttgtatGGGCTTTCTCTACTCTGAGAGTCGTTTAGAAAAGTGTGTTTGGTGTTTCAGTTTTAggctttagaaaatgaaaagtgtcCATGTACTTGTGCCAGAtttactgaaaatgtattttacttgacaaactataatttaaaataatagtgaaagggaatataagggaagggagaagaaatgtatgggaaatatcaggaagggagacagaacataaagactcttaactctgggaaacgaactaggggtggtggaagggggaaggggaggagggcggggggtggggggaatgggtgacgggcactgagggggacacttgacgggatgagcactgggtgtttttctgtatgttggtaaattggacaccaataaaaattaatttattaaaaaataataatatggcaATATTATGCTGTTGTCTCCTGACATTTGTACAAACTCTTTATGTAAGCGAAGCATACATTTAGAAAGGTGAATTGACTGAATTCATCTTAAATATACCATGGATGAAATGTAATACATGTTTGAACCTGTTACTAACTCAGATAAAAATACCTGATGTTTTCCAAAAAATTTCATCACATTCTTTCATAGTCCATCACCCCCCACATGCAAcctataatttaataaatatctctAAAGTTTATGTTTTTCCTGATATTTTGCCTTGATTTCACATAAATAATAGAGCATGTTGTCTTTCGTGTGCACAAAATAGAACCTATTACAGCCGTACCGTCATCTCCTGTATCTACCTACTCTTTGGCTCACTTACCAccagccacactggctttctCATTTCTGGAACATTCTTGGAATGCTCTAATGTGTGTTTGTGCTGGATGTTCTCTCTGACCATTTTCTATTCTTTAGACCAATCCCTCACTACTTTCAGGCTCTTTTATGCACTTTGTTTCATAAAGCTCTTATGGCCTCTCtctaaatattgttttgtttttattgtcctTAGTATTTCTCCCATCCAACAGGACTCTGATTTATCTGATTTTTGTCTGTATTTCTTCATTAGTATGTAAAGTAAATGAAAGCAGAGATTTAATGAGTCATATTCAATAGATACTTAGtgaatcaaaactttttttataagaaatgattgtgattttcattttgtgtttcagATGTCTTCTTTTCTGCTCTAGTCCTCCTGTTTCTCAGAGGATTGTTGGTTTGGGAGTCCTGTATTGTGTGCTGGCCTGGATGATTTACTAAACTTTGTATCATGGCTGGGAAATGGGTTGCTGATCTGGGAGACAAATATCAAAAGGAGAAAAGCTTTATTGGGCTGCTTATTTAATCTTAGAAGCCTTAGCACCCCCAAATAGTCTGATTCATTTAATTCTAACAgatctttggttattttttttctacacgGTGTGATTTTAAGCAATTGTGCTTCATCCTTGAATATACACAAAATGTCAGATCCATTGGCTTTTTCAAGTTGGACCAGAATTACATAATTAACTAGTCTTTAGGAGATTGGGAATGCCAAGAAACCTACAGAGCCTGAGAAACTCCATGGAGCACGtgcctttttaaaatctgtatctaatttcttcttttttatattcctgcTTAATTAGGGCCATATACTGCTGTGAAGCTCCAATCCTATTGACACAGCTGGGATTATCAGAGGAACTGAAATACTGCAGCCATCCAGCAGTTTATTCTATATTcaaacaaataaagcaaatttcTTTGGAATAGCTTATCAAAGAGAAATTGCTTAAGGAAGTGTTGGAGTCACTTAGTACTGTGATGCCCTTGTCTCCATTATTAGGAAATGACAGGGACTGGCTCTATGATTAGATCTCATTTACCATCCCATTTTCTGCTCATAACTGTTTTATAATCCATGTGCAGTAACAAACTCTGGTGTATTTTAATACTATGCCTCTTCACAGTCTCTTCACACAAAtgaaatcatctttttatttagtCTATATGGGAACCCCACTGAAGAATAGCAGTGTGGGGACAGTAGGACTAATCGAGAGTAGATGGTCTCTATATGTGAGACAAAGTCTTGAATTGTTATTTATCAATAAAgcaataatattgtattgtattaaGTTTAGTAAGTGGACCCTATCTAAtctaatttttccaattttttattgcTTCAAGCTGAACATGAATAAAAGGATACAAGAATATTATGCTACTATGTTATATTTCATTACcttattttctgttaaaaaccACACCACAACCTCTCAGTTCCTTTACTTCCCTCTCATAGGAAACTAGATTAACAATGTTTTATAGTCATTAGGGCACTTATTTCCAAACAGTAAATCAGACCTCTCCCATTGAAACTTACATAAGAAAAGCCTCAGTTATATTATATTCAGaggaatacattttcttttatatatctaatatatgaTGGCTTGGTATGGATTTTAGATGTGTGCAATTAAGGATATAATGCACATTATTTCACTATATATGTAGTTTAATAATTTCCTCACAAACTTATGAATATTGTGAATTATCATCAAATCCTCATATTGTGGAATAAAAAGTCATTGTTCACCacaaatactttgaaaaacatAACAGAATTGTATCTAAAcagttaatttatattttatacttacaggTTAAAAGGATAATTAAAAGAAGTGAGGTGAACAGAGAAGAGTCTTGTTGGCTAAGTAAAGACAGTGTGCAACAATAGAATACTTAAAAGCAgtgaataataaaggaaaaacaatcttGGACTGAAGAGAAACTGagaggaacaaaggaaggaaaaacaaagcaagagatTGTTGATTGAATGCAGATTGGGTCACTGGGCCTATTTCTGTGCTAGATGTGCTGCATTCAAAGAATGATCATTATGATCCCACCACCAGACACAACAACTAGGCACTATGTTACATATAAAATGATGCTTAAAAACTGCTCTTGCCTCCTAAGAGAGGGTTAAACCATTTCTTACTAAAGGCTTGCTGATTCCTTTTGAAAAAGTTCATCAGTacttcaaaacaacaacaataacagcaacatCTAATTTGCATCTGCACCCATGCACATTATGCATAAAcctgattttctgtttttcaatcaTTTGACGCAAACTTTTTGAGTTTTTACCCCAAAGTGCCATTGGATTATATTACTCTTTTTGTCAAAAGCATTAAATGGCTCAGATGTTCTTCAGAACAAACTTTCATCTCTTTATTGATGTTGTTTGTGAGGTATTGCAGAAAGTGATTCAAGCCTTTCTTTCAAGTCATGTGTTCTTCATTTCCCAATGCCAACTTCACACATTTCTACTTAGAGATCCCAAAGATACAATATACATCTGAGCTGAGGTCCCTactaaagagttttattttactcAGAATCTGAGCAATAGACAAAATGTCTTTCCTCTTCTACTATCTTTTGTCTTtgtatatcatatcatatcagtGCACATGTGactttctttatgtttctttcttcattctgtaGACAGAAAGTTCTGCATATATTAAATTTAGAGATGTGTGGCATCTACCTCTGCTCTATATAAAAAGCTAATATTATGAACCTTAAGATCAGATAAACGTGAGTTTGCTATCTTGCTCTACCACTAAATCCTGTgtcatcaggggatccctgggtggcgcagcggtttggtgcctgcctttggcccagggcgtgatcctggagaccagggatcgaatcccacattgggctcccagtgcatggagcctgcttctccctctgcctatgtctctgcctctctctctctctctgtgtgtgtgactatcataaataaataaaaaaaataataatgaaaaaaatcctgtGTCATCAGGCAAGTTAATTAACCTTTCAGATATTGCTTTATCCTCTTGCCGTCATCAGagagttgtgggttttttaaaagattttatttatttattcatgagagatagagagagagagagggagggagagagagagagaggaagagagacagaggcagaaacacaggcagagggagaagcaggctccatgcaaggagcccagtgtgggacttgatccgaggtctccaggatcacaccctgggttgaaggcagcgctaaactgctaagccactgaggctgccccagAGAGTTGTTctaatatagaatatattaattCTTATGAATTCCTCATCAAACTGTCATTCTGTGTATGTTCATTAAATCATAATTACCTTTGCACATATcttatcacacttttttttttatacttccaGTAATCCCACTGCTACTTACTtgcaattatttcaaaaaatattctctcttccttactAGATTGTTGGTTCTTTATTGGtaaactatatatttaattttttatatttaattttttattgaatgagTAAACAATAGATGTTTGCACACAGGTGGAATCCATAAGATTCTCACAAGTGATTGAAAACTTGAATAGAGTAGATCCACTGGAGTCTTGCAAAAGTCCCTAACTAGAATATTTGTATTGCTCTAAATGTCTCACATTTACTTTGGATCATCACAGTTACTATTTAACTTAACATTTACAATTCCCTGTATTGAATATAAGAGATATATTACTCTAATTTTAcagataatataaaatagaagTTGCAGGTCAACTCTCTATCTAAAGGACTTCAAAGTAACAAAACTTCTAATATGTAGCTTTTGAAGGAGATGTAATTCCAGCTTACTGAACTTCAGAAGGACAGTTTGATAAATATACCATCTTCCTTCAACTTACCTTCTAGATGTTTCTAGGAAGACATGGAACTACTTACTAAGCAACTGAAAACGTTTAAATTTCTAGAGAAAACCCATGTAAGACATTCTTCCTAGTCATCTGTGATTTCAACTTGCAATCCCTCCAGGATATCCAGTCCCTAGTCTTTAATTATAGTAATGTACATCATCACCTACTTTTTTCTCCTAAGTCCTTATATAAAATTAGTTCTCTACtttgaaaatgtgaatattaataCTATTtgagatcaaaataaaatgcacttaCTTTCTAGATTATAGTATAACCTCTATTTCTCCCTGTATCTCTTCCCTCATTCATATATTTGACtctatttgaaatctttttttgaaattatttttgtaatttcaaagTATGTCACTACTAACTCCATAAGATTAAATGACAAACAGGCAGACagttttctgattctaaaataaaatgaatagagaTACTCATTGAGATTTGGGCTTGATTACCACTAAGTAGAACTCCGTTAAAATTCgctaattatttccaaatttattattCAAGTGATTCCATTTGGGGAGTCATTTGACTAGAGATTTCTACACTGGAGATTTCAacacaattttaatttctttcctttatttgaaCATTTGCTATTTGCGGTTACTCTATTTGGATTCTATTACTGGTTATCTCTGGATTATCTCCAAATACTAGTACTTGgttaatttttcctttgtggaTAATTAGACTCCTCCAGATTTTCAGACTTgtccttccatttgtttttgtttttgttattttggttcACGTTTATAATCACTGATATACATCTTCATTTAATACATCTTCATTtaatattgttttctaaattccaGGTGCTACCAAATGTTCctatttgtattgttttgatATTCCTTTCACATCTTAAATTTATCATGTCCAGTCCTAAGCCATTACTTTCCTATGAACCTACTATTCACTTAATGTTGACTTCAGCTTCTAGGTAATGCTTAGTCttgttgctgggtcgtagggcaggtctatttttaactctttgaggaacatccacacagttttccagagtggctgcatcagttcacattcccaccaacagtgcaagagggttcccttttctccgaatcctctccaacatttgttgtttcctgccaccccaccccaaagattcagatgcaatgaaatgctgggacacctgcaccccgatgtttctagcagcaatgtccacaatagccaaactgtggaaggagcctcggggtccatcgaaagacgaatggataaagaagatgtggtttatgtatacaatggaatattactcagccattagaaacgacaaatacccaccatttgcttcaatgtggatggaactggagggtattatgctgagtgcagtaagtcaatcggagaaggacaaacagtgtatgttctcattcatttggggaatataaataatagtgaaagggaatataagggaagggagaagaaatgtgtgggaaatataaggaagggagacagaacataaagactcctaactctgggaaacgaactaggggtgatggaaggggaggagggcggggggtgggggtgaatgggtgacgggcactgaggggggcacttgacgggagagcactgggtattattctgtacgttggcaaattgaacactaataaaaaattaatttattaaaaagatgcTTCATCCTGTTAATGATGTTCTCCACTTAGGAGTTATATAGGATAGAAAGAAACAATATCCTAGAAGGAAGATGtctgaaatttcaaaaatttcatcCAATTGTATGCAGGAATATTTGGcaggattttatattttcactagCTATGCAAAGAGAAAGAGCATTTTCCTTCATTACCTTGtcaaaatcatttgtttttgctttttttttttttttttgagtttttgaacCTGGagtgcctgagtagctcaattGATTAAGTGGCACGGTTTTgatcaggtcatgttctcagagtcctgagatagagcACTGTGTCTGGATCcttgctcaatggagagtctgcttgagattctctctctccctctcgctctgcccctgctcccacttgtcatttgtgctctctttatctctctaaaataaataaaataaatctttaaaaagaaatttgtgaaCCTATTCGTAAGAAATGGTTTATCAGTCTTTcattaatatgcattttttatgGATTTAGACTGCTGTCTTGTATATTTACTGGCCATTCCAATATGCTTTTCAATGAATTGCATTAAAAGTCTTTAACATATCTCTTCTCGAAGCAAACTAATAgtatgatttcatatttttatatagattttccAATTTTCACAAAATTATGTCTTGCATTGGACTCGTTCTACAGTGATTTATAAtgccatttaatatttttcctatcCCCATACATGGAATTATCTATTTgaagtcattattttaattaattaatttattactgAATTACCTGTTTTTTTATTCTATGGCTTACAAATAATTCTTGATGTCATTAAAAATGTCatctattgtttattttatttttaatttaagatttattaggaaatgcttattttatattcCATTGCAAACTGCTTAAATCAAGacattgttattaaaaataaataatttgtggttAAATCACTTGCTTTGAggaacctgtttttttttttttttgaggaacctgttATTCATACCCATAAGCCAATTTGAAGTTATTTGCATGTTCTTATTTAGATATTTctgagaatttacttttttttttttttttttttgttaggagaatttacttttgtttaaGTGATCATGAACACAATTGCTCAATCCTAAAGGTAAATTAATTGATGCCAGGAGACTGCACCCAAAGATGCCAACATCCAACTATGTTATAAATgacaatttggaaaatttttatctGCCCACATTCATTGCACCATTTAACATTATTTAGCCTCTGAAGTCTTGCATTCTATTTAACAGAGTGCTACTCTATTGTTatctaatttttgtttctcttattctttttttaaagatttatttatttattcatgagagacacagtgagaggcagagacaccggcagagggagaagtaggctccacacagggagcccgatgtaggactcgattctgggtctccaggatcacaccctgagctgaaggcggcactaaaccactgagacactggggctgccctatttctctgattcttaattaaaataaagcctTCTCAATGATATGTAgaaatttcttaaacattttagattacataattttgtttgttttttggcatGTAGATTATCTTCTTTCAGTCTGTATCATTGTGTTAACTTTGGCCACGATGTCTTTTACAAGTATTcataattttaacataattaaatatgattttcttaatcttttgttGAATAAATCTGTCCATTCCTTATAAGAAGTagattattttgtgttattttcaaataattcgATAATATAACGTTccttatagaatattttaagCAATCAGGGGtcatttttctgtatctatttcaATAggactataaatttatttttctccttgtattGAACAAGTTAATAgtcatttttgtactttttaaaatattttatttatttattcatgagagacacaaagagaggcagagacatagagggaaaagcagggtccctgtggggagcctgatgcagaactcgatcccaggaccctaggatcatgacctgagccaaaggcaggacactcaaccactgagccacccaggtaccccagtttttgtacttttaatatataatttctcCTTTATCAGATTTTAAGATTCTATATACTCTGAGTTGAGTTTTGAGATCAATAGTTTCCAAATGGTTTATTTGTATATAGTTATGAT
It encodes the following:
- the LOC121474981 gene encoding olfactory receptor 2M3-like, which encodes MAWGNQTFNSGFILLGIFNYSPTHIFLFSLVLGIFTVAFMGNTAMILLIYLDTQLHTPMYFLLSQLSLMDLMLVCTTVPKMAFNYMSGSKSISLAGCGAQIFFYVSLLGAECFLLATMAYDRYVAICHPLRYSILMNQKIYCVMVVSSWTIGFLDGIIVIAVALSFPYCGTREIPHFFCDVPALLTLSCTTTLLFERLMFICCIIMLLFPVAVIIASYVRVIVAVIHMGSGEGRQKAFATCSSHLMVVGMYYGAAMFIYMRPVSDRSPTQDKMVSAFYTILTPMLNPLIYSLRNKEVSRAFMKMLGKSKSEEQIA